A single window of Archangium gephyra DNA harbors:
- the panC gene encoding pantoate--beta-alanine ligase — translation MAPLVLRTVAETAAWVDSLRRSGRRLALVPTMGFLHEGHVSLMREGRRRADVVAASIFVNPTQFGPKEDLSRYPRDLEGDLAKCASAGVEAVFAPVPAEVYPPGYQTYVDVEQVSQGLCGARRPGHFRGVATVVTKLLCLFKPQLALFGEKDYQQLQVIRALERDLNLGVEIIGMPTVREADGLAMSSRNAYLSPEDRQRALALSRGLAAAQALCRSGTRETPALVAAVRRELEAAGLREDYVELVDATSLTPLPAVSPGQTARLLVAAFVGSTRLIDNQPIGG, via the coding sequence ATGGCCCCGCTCGTCCTTCGCACCGTTGCCGAGACCGCCGCCTGGGTGGATTCCCTTCGCCGCTCGGGCCGCCGCCTGGCGCTGGTGCCCACCATGGGCTTCCTGCACGAGGGGCACGTCTCGTTGATGCGCGAGGGACGCCGGCGCGCCGACGTCGTCGCGGCCTCCATCTTCGTCAACCCCACCCAGTTCGGTCCCAAGGAGGACCTGTCGCGCTACCCGCGGGACCTGGAAGGGGACCTGGCCAAATGCGCCAGCGCCGGAGTGGAGGCCGTCTTCGCCCCCGTTCCGGCGGAGGTGTACCCGCCGGGTTACCAGACGTATGTGGACGTGGAGCAGGTGAGCCAGGGCCTGTGCGGTGCGCGACGGCCCGGCCACTTCCGCGGCGTGGCCACGGTGGTGACGAAGCTGCTGTGCCTCTTCAAGCCCCAGCTCGCCCTCTTCGGCGAGAAGGACTACCAGCAGCTCCAGGTCATCCGCGCCCTCGAGCGCGACCTGAACCTTGGGGTTGAAATCATCGGCATGCCCACCGTGCGGGAAGCGGACGGCCTGGCGATGAGCTCACGCAATGCCTACCTGTCCCCCGAGGACAGGCAGCGGGCGCTCGCCCTGTCGCGAGGCCTGGCGGCGGCGCAGGCGCTCTGCCGGAGTGGGACGCGCGAGACGCCGGCCCTGGTCGCCGCGGTGCGTCGCGAATTGGAGGCAGCGGGCCTCCGAGAGGATTATGTCGAGTTGGTGGACGCTACCTCGCTGACCCCGCTGCCGGCCGTGAGTCCAGGCCAGACGGCGCGGCTGCTGGTGGCGGCCTTCGTTGGTTCCACACGGCTGATCGACAACCAGCCCATCGGAGGCTAG
- the rsmA gene encoding 16S rRNA (adenine(1518)-N(6)/adenine(1519)-N(6))-dimethyltransferase RsmA: MDTPRDILQRHGLRAKHSWGQNFLGDPSILEAIADSLELREGEPVVELGPGLGHLTRFLAATGARVTAVEKDRDMIAVLEKEAIPGVRVVDGNAATVDFAKVAGVPEVKVAGNLPYHLTSSILFQVLEQRDHVTRAVFTLQKEVVDRLAAEPGGRDYGLLTAILGLYFTSENLFDIDAHRFHPPPKVDSAVLRLIRRPAPLAPVVDGARFIRLVKAGFAQRRKTLLNSLKSDKSLGTGEQLQQALAAAGIDPMRRAETLSSEEFAAIERALGPVAK, from the coding sequence GTGGATACGCCACGTGACATCCTCCAGCGCCATGGCCTGAGGGCCAAGCACAGCTGGGGGCAGAACTTCCTGGGGGACCCGAGCATCCTGGAGGCCATCGCCGACTCGCTGGAGCTGCGCGAGGGCGAGCCGGTGGTGGAGCTGGGTCCGGGCCTGGGGCACCTCACGCGCTTCCTCGCCGCCACGGGCGCGCGGGTGACCGCGGTGGAGAAGGACCGGGACATGATCGCCGTCCTGGAGAAGGAGGCCATCCCCGGGGTGCGCGTGGTGGACGGGAACGCGGCCACGGTGGACTTCGCCAAGGTGGCGGGTGTGCCCGAGGTGAAGGTCGCGGGCAACCTCCCCTACCACCTGACGAGCTCCATCCTCTTCCAGGTGCTGGAGCAGCGCGACCACGTGACGCGCGCCGTCTTCACCCTGCAGAAGGAAGTGGTGGACCGGCTCGCGGCCGAGCCGGGCGGGCGTGACTACGGCCTGCTCACCGCCATCCTGGGCCTCTACTTCACCTCGGAGAACCTCTTCGACATCGACGCCCACCGCTTCCATCCGCCGCCCAAGGTGGACTCGGCGGTGCTGCGGCTGATCCGCCGTCCCGCGCCCCTGGCGCCGGTGGTGGACGGGGCGCGCTTCATCCGCCTGGTGAAGGCGGGGTTCGCCCAGCGCCGCAAGACGCTCCTCAACTCGCTCAAGTCGGACAAGTCGCTGGGCACGGGCGAGCAGCTCCAGCAGGCGTTGGCGGCGGCGGGCATTGATCCGATGCGGCGCGCGGAGACGCTCTCGTCCGAGGAGTTCGCCGCCATCGAGCGGGCGCTCGGGCCCGTGGCGAAGTAG
- the tsaD gene encoding tRNA (adenosine(37)-N6)-threonylcarbamoyltransferase complex transferase subunit TsaD: MLVLGIETSCDETAAALVEDGRRVLSDVVSTQVDIHRRWGGVVPELASRNHVVQVMPVLHEALTRANKTLDDVDLIAVTSGPGLIGALLVGVQVAKSLSLATGKPFVGANHLEGHLLAIRLLEDAPEPPFLGLVVSGGHTSLYEVQDYGRYRLVGSTRDDAAGEAYDKTARILGLPYPGGLPIDQLAQKGNPEAIRFPRALPGAENFDWSFSGLKTAVAQHVRKHGVPEGQALADLCASFQEAVADALSKKFVAAARRLGLKNLVVCGGVAANSRLRSLSQERAEERHLKLFLPPVRLCTDNGAMIAVAGYEAWRRGLRGDFNLSADPAWRM, translated from the coding sequence TTGCTCGTACTCGGAATCGAAACCTCCTGTGATGAGACCGCCGCCGCCCTCGTGGAGGACGGCCGGCGCGTGCTCTCCGATGTCGTCTCCACCCAGGTGGACATCCACCGGCGCTGGGGTGGGGTGGTGCCGGAGCTGGCCAGCCGCAACCACGTGGTGCAGGTCATGCCCGTGCTGCACGAGGCCCTCACCCGCGCCAACAAGACGCTCGACGACGTGGACCTCATCGCCGTCACCTCCGGGCCCGGCCTCATCGGCGCGCTCCTGGTGGGCGTGCAGGTGGCCAAGTCGCTGAGCCTCGCCACCGGCAAGCCCTTCGTCGGGGCCAACCACCTCGAGGGGCACCTGCTCGCCATCCGCCTGCTGGAGGACGCGCCGGAGCCTCCGTTCCTCGGGCTCGTGGTCTCCGGTGGCCACACCAGCCTCTACGAGGTGCAGGACTACGGCCGCTACCGGCTGGTGGGCAGCACGCGCGACGACGCCGCGGGCGAGGCCTACGACAAGACGGCGCGCATCCTCGGCCTGCCGTACCCGGGCGGGTTGCCCATCGATCAGCTCGCGCAGAAGGGGAATCCGGAGGCCATCCGTTTCCCCCGCGCGCTGCCCGGGGCGGAGAACTTCGACTGGTCCTTCTCGGGCCTGAAGACGGCGGTGGCGCAGCACGTGCGCAAGCACGGCGTGCCCGAGGGACAGGCGCTGGCGGACCTGTGCGCCTCCTTTCAGGAGGCCGTGGCGGACGCGCTGTCGAAGAAGTTCGTCGCCGCGGCGCGCCGGCTGGGCCTGAAGAACCTGGTGGTGTGCGGGGGCGTGGCGGCCAACTCGCGGTTGCGCTCGCTGAGCCAGGAGCGCGCGGAGGAGCGCCATCTGAAGCTGTTCCTGCCGCCGGTGCGGCTGTGCACGGACAACGGCGCGATGATCGCCGTGGCCGGTTACGAGGCCTGGCGCCGGGGACTTCGCGGGGACTTCAATCTGTCCGCGGACCCGGCCTGGCGCATGTGA
- a CDS encoding response regulator, whose amino-acid sequence MAKQHLLLVDGDPKSLRVMEVSLKKAGFSVTTAIHGKDALEKVQISPPDLVLADTKMPEMDGFELCKTLKSDERFKHIPYVFLTNQKAVEAKVKGLELGGDDYLTKPIYIKEIVTRVTMILQKADKEKIERRETTKGGFAGNLADMGVVDLVQTFEIGRKTGNISIKGERVATIYFKEGRVIDAEMGRLKGENAFYRLLNATEGEFEVQFTALDRPERIEVSTQGLLMEGMRRLDEWGRMLEQLPPLETVFEIDYHQLADRLSEIPDEVNGLLRLFDGKRSLSRVVEDSDFDDLAALGIISKLYFEGLIRELGSVSQEPVQSGKPGIEEWLHNAPAPSAPAEPAPEPVVPAVTPAPVAEVAPVVEAAPVVVRPAPPVVPAVEPVAEPEPMAPAYAAADSDEDRPPQLANVVVFESRKRASNVPETDIIAPPRSAEGSSFLVEPAPAHRAKELERRSLLLDWSRVDVDGIGSAGAGGWGPGWSPAPRASTTSSAPASTPSTPAPPSALAAPVDASASSRGPIFGGAAVGPNPFPPVPPPEPATPAEEVTLVSASKPVTPVTPVSAPALVEKPAETPAEKPQQLALPPYPGHGAPAPAAPSEPVASKPVEQPRPVEAPKPEPKPTPQASKPVADEPKPRPVSPRPTPQPKAPVQNAQQPKPNRTGLIIGGIVAIAMVAAVVVFTRSGNSDTPTPPPAPKPAPTEQVKAPEPENKAPEAKAPETAPETKPPETKPPETKPVETPATAAQTAVSDAGTPGKAPEQPAVVANGTPAVEDDGKDDEPEQPAAQQLSPEAQYANLTRQAKKLMTSGRYKTAAFSYRKALALKPDSAEAKAGLGISLVRSDSSYREAVKLLEDALKDQPNNAHAWLCLGMGRQMVQQDKKAIDAYKRYLSLEPNGQYANDVRAALKSLGQ is encoded by the coding sequence GTGGCCAAGCAGCACCTGCTCCTGGTCGATGGTGACCCGAAGAGTCTCCGTGTGATGGAGGTCAGCCTGAAGAAGGCCGGCTTCTCCGTGACGACGGCTATCCACGGCAAGGACGCGCTCGAGAAGGTGCAGATCAGCCCGCCGGACCTCGTGCTCGCCGACACGAAGATGCCGGAGATGGACGGCTTCGAGCTGTGCAAGACGCTCAAGTCGGACGAGCGCTTCAAGCACATCCCCTACGTCTTCCTCACCAACCAGAAGGCGGTCGAGGCGAAGGTGAAGGGGCTGGAGCTCGGGGGCGACGACTACCTGACCAAGCCCATCTACATCAAAGAGATCGTCACCCGCGTGACGATGATCCTCCAGAAGGCGGACAAGGAGAAGATCGAGCGGCGGGAGACGACCAAGGGCGGGTTCGCGGGCAACCTGGCCGACATGGGCGTGGTGGACCTGGTCCAGACGTTCGAGATCGGCCGCAAGACGGGCAACATCTCCATCAAGGGCGAGCGCGTCGCCACCATCTACTTCAAGGAAGGCCGCGTCATCGACGCGGAGATGGGGCGGCTCAAGGGCGAGAACGCCTTCTACCGTCTGCTCAACGCCACCGAGGGCGAGTTCGAGGTGCAGTTCACCGCGCTCGACCGGCCCGAGCGCATCGAGGTCTCCACGCAGGGCCTGCTGATGGAGGGCATGCGCCGCCTGGACGAGTGGGGCCGCATGCTCGAGCAGCTGCCTCCGCTGGAGACGGTGTTCGAGATCGACTACCACCAGCTGGCGGACCGGCTCTCGGAGATTCCGGACGAGGTGAACGGGCTGCTGCGCCTCTTCGACGGCAAGCGGAGCCTGAGCCGGGTGGTGGAGGACTCGGACTTCGATGACCTGGCGGCGCTGGGCATCATCAGCAAGCTGTACTTCGAGGGCCTCATCCGCGAGCTGGGCAGTGTCTCGCAGGAGCCCGTGCAGAGCGGCAAGCCTGGCATCGAGGAGTGGCTGCACAACGCCCCGGCGCCGAGCGCCCCGGCCGAGCCCGCTCCGGAGCCGGTGGTTCCCGCGGTGACGCCCGCGCCGGTGGCCGAGGTGGCTCCCGTGGTCGAGGCCGCGCCGGTGGTGGTGCGGCCCGCGCCGCCCGTGGTGCCGGCGGTGGAGCCCGTGGCCGAGCCGGAGCCGATGGCTCCCGCGTACGCCGCCGCCGACTCCGACGAGGATCGGCCGCCGCAGCTCGCCAACGTCGTCGTCTTCGAGTCCAGGAAGCGCGCGTCGAACGTCCCCGAGACGGACATCATCGCGCCGCCGCGCTCGGCCGAGGGCTCGTCGTTCCTCGTGGAGCCGGCGCCGGCCCACCGCGCCAAGGAGCTGGAGCGGCGCAGCCTGTTGCTCGACTGGAGCCGGGTGGACGTGGATGGCATCGGCTCGGCGGGGGCGGGGGGTTGGGGTCCGGGTTGGTCTCCGGCGCCTCGTGCCTCGACGACTTCCAGCGCCCCGGCCTCCACGCCCTCCACGCCCGCGCCTCCGTCCGCTCTCGCGGCTCCGGTGGATGCGTCGGCGTCCTCGCGTGGCCCCATCTTCGGCGGGGCGGCGGTGGGCCCCAATCCGTTCCCGCCCGTGCCTCCTCCCGAGCCCGCGACGCCGGCCGAGGAGGTGACGCTGGTGTCGGCCTCGAAGCCCGTCACTCCCGTCACGCCCGTGTCCGCGCCCGCTCTGGTCGAGAAGCCCGCGGAGACTCCGGCCGAGAAGCCCCAGCAGCTCGCGCTGCCGCCGTACCCGGGCCATGGCGCGCCCGCGCCCGCCGCGCCCTCCGAGCCCGTTGCGTCCAAGCCCGTGGAGCAGCCCCGGCCCGTCGAGGCGCCCAAGCCGGAGCCCAAGCCCACGCCGCAGGCCAGCAAGCCCGTGGCGGATGAGCCCAAGCCGCGTCCGGTGTCGCCTCGGCCCACCCCGCAGCCCAAGGCGCCCGTGCAGAACGCGCAGCAGCCGAAGCCGAACCGGACCGGCCTCATCATCGGAGGCATCGTGGCGATCGCCATGGTGGCCGCGGTGGTGGTGTTCACCCGGTCGGGCAACTCGGACACGCCCACGCCTCCGCCCGCGCCGAAGCCCGCGCCCACCGAGCAGGTGAAGGCGCCGGAGCCCGAGAACAAGGCTCCCGAGGCGAAGGCTCCGGAGACAGCGCCCGAGACGAAGCCGCCCGAGACGAAGCCGCCCGAGACGAAGCCCGTCGAGACGCCGGCCACCGCGGCCCAGACGGCCGTGTCCGATGCGGGGACGCCCGGCAAGGCCCCCGAGCAGCCGGCCGTGGTGGCCAACGGCACTCCGGCCGTCGAGGATGACGGCAAGGACGACGAGCCGGAGCAGCCCGCGGCGCAGCAGCTGAGCCCCGAGGCCCAGTACGCCAACCTGACGCGCCAGGCGAAGAAGCTCATGACGTCCGGGCGCTACAAGACGGCGGCCTTCTCGTACCGCAAGGCGCTCGCCCTCAAGCCGGACTCGGCCGAGGCCAAGGCGGGCCTGGGCATCTCCCTGGTGCGCAGCGACTCGAGCTACCGCGAGGCCGTCAAGCTGCTGGAGGACGCGCTCAAGGACCAGCCGAACAACGCGCACGCCTGGCTGTGCCTGGGCATGGGCCGGCAGATGGTCCAGCAGGACAAGAAGGCAATCGACGCCTACAAGCGCTATCTCTCGTTGGAGCCCAACGGCCAGTACGCCAACGACGTGCGCGCCGCGCTCAAGTCGCTCGGACAGTAG
- a CDS encoding ClpXP protease specificity-enhancing factor SspB, translating into MDKKGPEKKARLLAALEKGMVMIHLDARRPGVLVPPSLRNESHLRLNLSYRFDPPDLTVGEWGVRCTLSFSGSRFKVAVPWSALFAITSHLTKEFWMYPDDMPAELIQQTMVTSKVPEGVTEQPAPAVEPRPRAVLREVVLPEDESPEPVAAVPAPASTPAPVPVPVPAPVPAPAPVPAPSPVEAEGPRDEPPPGPRRGHLRLVK; encoded by the coding sequence ATGGACAAGAAAGGTCCTGAGAAGAAGGCGCGGCTGTTGGCCGCACTCGAGAAGGGCATGGTGATGATCCACCTGGACGCACGCCGTCCGGGGGTCCTCGTGCCTCCGTCGCTGCGCAATGAGTCCCACCTGCGCCTCAACCTGTCCTACCGGTTCGATCCACCGGACCTGACGGTGGGCGAGTGGGGCGTGCGCTGCACCCTGAGCTTCTCGGGGAGCCGCTTCAAGGTGGCGGTGCCGTGGTCGGCGCTCTTCGCCATCACGAGCCACCTGACGAAGGAATTCTGGATGTACCCGGACGACATGCCGGCCGAGCTCATCCAGCAGACGATGGTGACGAGCAAGGTGCCGGAGGGCGTGACGGAGCAGCCGGCGCCCGCGGTGGAGCCGCGTCCCCGGGCCGTGCTGCGCGAGGTGGTGCTGCCGGAGGACGAGTCGCCCGAGCCCGTCGCGGCGGTTCCGGCTCCGGCCTCCACGCCGGCCCCTGTTCCGGTGCCGGTACCAGCCCCGGTACCAGCACCGGCCCCGGTTCCGGCGCCGAGCCCGGTCGAGGCCGAGGGGCCCCGGGACGAGCCGCCGCCCGGACCGCGGCGGGGCCATCTGCGCCTGGTGAAGTGA
- the smpB gene encoding SsrA-binding protein SmpB translates to MAAGKGKGGTGDGIKIIAENRKARAAYTVDEKVEAGLSLSGSEVKALRAGTANLSDAYALPKGSELYLLNAHIGVYNPSSFFSHEPLRGRKLLMHREEIDRWVTKVRERGYSIIPLLLYFKNGRAKVELGLCRGKTHEDRRQDIKERETKREMDRAMRRR, encoded by the coding sequence ATGGCGGCTGGAAAGGGCAAGGGCGGGACGGGTGACGGCATCAAGATCATCGCCGAGAACCGCAAGGCGCGAGCCGCCTACACCGTGGACGAGAAGGTCGAGGCGGGCCTGTCGCTCTCGGGCAGCGAGGTGAAGGCGTTGAGGGCGGGGACGGCCAACCTCTCGGACGCCTACGCCCTGCCCAAGGGCAGCGAGCTGTACCTGCTCAACGCTCACATCGGCGTCTACAACCCCTCCAGTTTTTTCAGCCACGAGCCCCTGCGCGGGCGCAAGCTGTTGATGCACCGCGAGGAAATCGACCGGTGGGTCACGAAGGTTCGGGAGCGAGGCTATTCCATCATCCCGCTCCTGCTGTATTTCAAGAACGGCCGGGCGAAGGTGGAGTTGGGGCTGTGCCGGGGCAAGACGCACGAGGACCGACGGCAGGACATCAAGGAACGGGAGACCAAGCGGGAGATGGACCGGGCGATGCGCCGTCGCTGA
- the panB gene encoding 3-methyl-2-oxobutanoate hydroxymethyltransferase, with the protein MKDKVTIHTLKRQKQSGQKICMVTAYDATFARVFDEAGADVLLVGDSLGMVVQGHDSTLPVTMDQMVYHSAAVVRGTKRALVVGDMPFMSYQVSVEEAVRNAGRLVAEGRVGAVKLEGGAEFADVISAITRASVPVMGHLGLTPQSVHKMGGYVVQGRDEDAARKILEDAIALERAGCFALVLEGVPLELARQVTQRLSIPTIGIGAGKYCDGQVLVCYDLLGMNPDFKPKFVKRYANLYGSMTEAAGAYFSEVRAGTFPDEEHSFKSKPIRLVASTPEPTDASAEPEKLGPVYGAPV; encoded by the coding sequence GTGAAGGACAAGGTCACCATCCACACCCTGAAGCGCCAGAAGCAGAGCGGCCAGAAGATCTGCATGGTCACGGCCTACGATGCCACCTTCGCCCGCGTCTTCGATGAAGCCGGAGCGGACGTGCTGCTCGTGGGAGATTCCCTGGGCATGGTCGTGCAGGGCCATGACTCCACGCTCCCCGTCACGATGGACCAGATGGTGTACCACTCGGCCGCCGTCGTCCGGGGGACGAAGCGGGCGCTCGTGGTGGGGGACATGCCCTTCATGAGCTACCAGGTGTCGGTGGAGGAGGCGGTGCGCAATGCCGGCCGCCTGGTGGCGGAGGGCAGGGTGGGCGCAGTGAAGCTGGAGGGCGGCGCCGAGTTCGCCGACGTCATCTCCGCCATCACCCGCGCGAGTGTCCCCGTGATGGGCCACCTGGGCCTCACGCCGCAGTCGGTGCACAAGATGGGCGGCTACGTGGTGCAGGGCCGCGACGAGGACGCCGCGCGCAAGATTCTCGAGGACGCCATCGCGCTGGAGCGCGCCGGCTGCTTCGCGCTGGTGCTCGAGGGCGTGCCGCTGGAGCTGGCGCGTCAGGTGACGCAGCGGCTCTCCATCCCCACCATCGGCATTGGCGCGGGCAAATACTGCGACGGCCAGGTGCTGGTCTGCTACGACCTGTTGGGGATGAACCCGGACTTCAAACCCAAGTTCGTGAAGCGCTACGCCAACCTGTACGGCTCCATGACGGAGGCCGCGGGCGCGTATTTCTCCGAGGTCCGCGCGGGCACCTTCCCGGACGAGGAGCACTCCTTCAAGTCCAAGCCCATCCGTCTCGTGGCCTCCACGCCCGAGCCCACGGACGCGTCCGCCGAGCCGGAGAAGCTGGGCCCCGTCTACGGAGCACCGGTCTAG
- a CDS encoding serine/threonine-protein kinase, protein MNESRYRLLRPLAMGGMAELFLGVARGAQGFEKSVAIKRMLPHLASEPTIAQMFLAEARLATHLQHQNIASVYDVGSSAEGLFMVMELVDGWDLGVLLRHAHRRGQRFPPHLVAFIGSQALAGLIHAYRRLHNGRPVLTAHRDVSPSNILVSREGEVKVTDFGIARLEGVSMGTQPGTFKGKLPYAAPETLRGEPANALSDLFGLGIVLYELLAGRHPFGDGAGDPMAFALAITQQEPAPLTDVPAPLAAVVMRAMAKAPQDRFPRPEDMAEALARYLSQAGEPATSQSLATFIASLTPPLTLVERAQAAEQPAASGSQPGVLAPTVRRPSLSTRAVNPPSFELQPVDENEELPGGAALSMSGRLVLPTADAPAAPPVAAPARAPTPARAAAAPRAREFRCARCNAPLASAHAPCDRCARELSPALSSLAEDISSVPTTLPTSRRSVLDMREDELELEERAPKQETLYEEPRSRMQWRRPVTLVATLLLLGGAAVVGYPYLRPLFTRLFYSVGPKQTLPLLAIQSQPEGALVTVDGTVIGTTPLVIDNTYAAGQKVPFQITLKGHKSRKGTFTGGEPVNIDLRLER, encoded by the coding sequence ATGAACGAGTCCCGCTACCGTCTACTGCGTCCGCTGGCCATGGGAGGCATGGCGGAGCTGTTCCTCGGCGTGGCGCGCGGCGCGCAGGGCTTCGAGAAGTCCGTGGCCATCAAGCGCATGCTGCCGCACCTGGCGAGCGAGCCCACCATCGCGCAGATGTTCCTCGCCGAGGCCCGGCTGGCCACCCACCTGCAGCACCAGAACATCGCCAGCGTCTACGACGTGGGCAGCAGCGCCGAAGGGCTCTTCATGGTGATGGAGCTGGTGGACGGCTGGGACCTGGGCGTGCTGCTGCGCCACGCCCACCGCCGCGGCCAGCGCTTCCCTCCCCACCTGGTGGCCTTCATCGGCTCCCAGGCGCTCGCGGGCCTCATCCACGCCTACCGCCGCCTGCACAACGGCCGCCCCGTCCTCACCGCCCACCGGGACGTCTCGCCCTCCAACATCCTCGTCTCGCGCGAGGGCGAGGTGAAGGTGACGGACTTCGGCATCGCCCGCCTCGAGGGCGTGTCCATGGGCACCCAGCCCGGCACCTTCAAGGGCAAGCTCCCCTACGCCGCCCCCGAGACGCTGCGCGGCGAGCCGGCCAACGCCCTGAGCGACTTGTTCGGGCTCGGCATCGTCCTCTACGAGCTGCTCGCCGGACGCCACCCCTTCGGAGATGGCGCGGGGGACCCCATGGCCTTCGCCCTCGCCATCACCCAGCAGGAGCCCGCACCGCTCACGGACGTGCCCGCGCCGCTCGCCGCGGTGGTGATGCGCGCCATGGCCAAGGCGCCCCAGGACCGCTTCCCCCGGCCCGAGGACATGGCCGAGGCCCTCGCCCGCTACCTGTCCCAGGCCGGTGAGCCCGCCACCTCCCAGTCCCTCGCCACGTTCATCGCCAGCCTCACCCCGCCCCTCACCCTCGTCGAGCGCGCGCAGGCCGCGGAGCAGCCGGCGGCCAGCGGCTCCCAGCCGGGCGTCCTCGCGCCCACCGTCCGCCGCCCCTCGCTGTCCACCCGGGCCGTCAATCCCCCCTCCTTCGAGCTGCAGCCCGTGGACGAGAACGAGGAGCTGCCCGGAGGAGCCGCGCTCAGCATGAGCGGCCGGCTCGTCCTGCCCACCGCCGACGCCCCCGCCGCTCCGCCCGTCGCCGCCCCTGCTCGCGCGCCCACTCCGGCACGTGCCGCCGCGGCCCCCCGGGCCCGGGAGTTCCGCTGCGCCCGCTGCAACGCGCCCCTCGCCTCGGCCCATGCCCCGTGCGACCGCTGCGCCCGCGAGCTGTCCCCGGCGCTCTCCTCCCTCGCCGAGGACATCTCCTCGGTCCCCACCACCCTGCCCACCTCGCGCCGCTCGGTGCTGGACATGCGGGAAGACGAGCTGGAGCTGGAGGAGCGCGCCCCCAAGCAGGAGACGCTGTACGAGGAGCCCAGGTCCCGCATGCAGTGGAGACGCCCGGTCACCCTCGTGGCCACGCTCCTGCTGCTGGGCGGCGCCGCCGTGGTGGGCTACCCCTACCTCCGGCCCCTGTTCACCCGGCTCTTCTACTCGGTGGGCCCCAAGCAGACCCTGCCGCTGCTCGCCATCCAGAGCCAGCCCGAGGGCGCCCTCGTCACCGTGGACGGCACGGTCATCGGCACCACGCCCCTCGTCATCGACAACACCTACGCCGCCGGACAGAAGGTCCCCTTTCAGATAACCCTCAAGGGGCACAAGAGCCGCAAGGGCACCTTCACCGGCGGCGAGCCGGTGAACATCGACCTCCGGCTCGAGCGCTGA
- a CDS encoding deoxynucleoside kinase has translation MDNRYIVVEGPIGVGKTSLSNIVAERFGARRVFEKYEENPFLAHFYEDRQKYAFQTQIFFLLSRFQQQQELFQPDLFNSVTVSDYLFAKDRIFACLTLDSHELSLYERVFEALTPRVTRPDLVIFLQARLDVLLHRIKKRGREFERQFDAGYLEELVHAYNDFFSRYTETPLLVVDTSDIDFVHNPDDLKGLMGAIDKARQGTHHYHPNSGKRL, from the coding sequence ATGGACAACCGCTACATCGTGGTCGAGGGGCCCATCGGCGTCGGTAAGACGAGTCTCTCCAACATCGTCGCCGAGCGCTTCGGAGCCCGGCGCGTCTTCGAGAAATACGAGGAGAATCCCTTCCTCGCCCACTTCTACGAGGACCGGCAGAAGTACGCCTTCCAGACGCAGATCTTCTTCCTGCTCTCGCGCTTCCAGCAGCAGCAGGAGCTCTTCCAGCCGGACCTGTTCAACTCGGTGACGGTGAGCGACTACCTGTTCGCCAAGGACCGCATCTTCGCGTGCCTGACGTTGGACTCGCACGAGCTGTCGCTCTACGAGCGCGTCTTCGAGGCCCTCACCCCCCGGGTGACGCGGCCGGACCTGGTCATCTTCCTGCAGGCGCGTCTGGACGTGCTGCTCCACCGCATCAAGAAGCGGGGCCGCGAGTTCGAGCGTCAGTTCGACGCCGGCTATCTGGAGGAGCTGGTCCACGCCTACAACGACTTCTTCTCCCGCTACACGGAGACGCCGCTGCTGGTGGTGGACACCTCGGACATCGACTTCGTCCACAACCCGGACGACCTGAAGGGGCTGATGGGCGCCATCGACAAGGCGCGTCAGGGGACCCACCACTACCACCCCAACAGTGGTAAGCGGCTCTGA